In the genome of Dromiciops gliroides isolate mDroGli1 chromosome 1, mDroGli1.pri, whole genome shotgun sequence, the window GAATTGTGAATTTGGTGGGTTTCCCCTTTTTCGAAAAGAAGTGTTGAATCTTCCTTGGGTTAATTGTTGCAGGCGCTTCCGCCGCGCTCGGTTGTGATGTATTCATTTCGCGACGTCTGAGCGTGGTCCTATTTCTTCCAACGCAACATCACGAGTTTAAAAACTCCGAGAGGGCCGTGATCTGCTTTAAGAAAAGAGAACGTCGTAGTACAGTCCTTCAAAGTTTTAACTTCTCAAGCGGAGTTATGGGACGACAAACGTCTTTGCTCATCTTTCGTGATGTCATCGCGTCCCTACGCACCCGTTGGTCAATACCTCAGCTGAGtcagagttaatttttttttttttgccttcgtTGCTAGCTTCATTGCGCATGCGCATTGGCCCGATACGCTCAGGCGGTCCTTTTTCGTGCCGCAAAACCCCTGCGCGGGTGTTTCTGGGAATTGTAGTCTCAAGGGGGAGTGGGTAGGCGGATTCCGGAAGTAGTGCACCGAAGAGCGCCTGTTGTGGGGTTGGGAGTAGGTAACGGTTCTCCCCGGGccttggcggggggggggagcCCTCCCCCGCAGGGCCTGAGTTAGGATCGGGCGTCTGACGCCCGGGGTGAGTGTGAATTCCCCCGGCCAGCCATGAATGGGCAGGCGGACGTCGAGGTGGACTACAAGAAGAAATACCGGAACCTGAAACGGAAGCTCAAATTCCTAATCTATGTAAGTGTGTGTCAGGGGACGGATCCGAGCCTGGCCCCTCCTGCCCAGGGTCCCTAAACCAAGCCTCTGATGGGTCCCCCGTGCATCGCCTCCCCTACTCCCCAAACGTGGAAGCCTAGGAAGAATATCCCATACCCTGGGGAATTCAACCCCAGTCCTGCCCACCAACTCTgtgctctatgaccttgggctagCCCCTTCCTCCTGAGCCTTAATTACTTTTATCTGTGAAATTAAGGGGTTGAACCAAAGTATCTCCAagggccctttcagctctgatgCTTTCTTATCCAGGAGCATGAGTGTtttcaggaggaactgaggaaGGCACAGAGAAAGCTGCTGAAGGTGTCCCGGGACAAGAGGTGAGAGGGTTTGGAATGGGAAAAGGGGTAGGGTGCTAAGGAAGGAAAAGAGCCCCAGAAACAAAAGGGAACACCACTTTTCACCCCTTGgtccccatctctttctctagTTTCCTTTTGGATCGTCTTCTGCAGTATGAAAATGTGGATGAAGACTCTTCTGGTGAGTAGAAAACTAGCTCATAGGGGCTGAAGACCCCTTTGAACAGTGAGTTACTACCCATGCCTTCATCTCTTTTCACCAGATTCCTCAGGTGCCCTTGCTTACAGTaataactcattttattttaagattgATAAAAAGGTTCTACTCTGACTCTCCCCAATACTATATGAGGTATATAGTACAAATACCATTGTCttttacacgtgaggaaactTAAGATCTAGGAGATAGAGAAAGTTCCCAGACTTGCTAGAACCATTCCTCCTGCCTGAATTTGTTCTTCTCTTCAGAAAACTTCAGATGAACTGGGTATtagtcccagttctgctacttgttaatgaccttggacaagtcacattttaggccttagttttctcatctgtaaaaggaagataatgaTTCCTGCCCTCTTTCCCACACAGGCTTATCATGAAGATCTATGGAGACAACTAATAATAAGAATGAATGTTTATGTAGTACAGCTaaaatttcaaaacacttttcttaCATTATCATATTTGAACCTATCAATTCCAAGAGGGTAAATATTCTATGTAGTATTATccctattctacagatgagaaaactgagtcttaaTGAAGTTGTCACTTGCTGTGGTGGCACAGTTATTAATTGCCTTAAAcaggatctgaatttaaatcctcctgacttcaaatgcagcACTCTATGATGAGAGAAGTTATTATACACATTATCTTCTTAATTGTTTCCTGATTGCCTGCTACTTGCAGGATATTGTGTTGGGTCTTGGAGCTACAAGACAGTCTTTGCCTTGCTTCCcaagagtttatagtctagtttGGGGAGAGAGGCAATGTATACATAAAGGTAGCTTACAGAGTAAAGTAGTATATGCTGACTCTGTTCAAAGTACAAGTATAGCTAGAGTTCAGAGGGATGAAAAATCACTAACTGGGATGATTGTGGAAGGGAGAGTAATAGGGCCCTTGGGATGGCCTGTTAGGAAGAGGAAGACTTAGATGATCagaaaagatgggggggggcagctgggtggtgaagtggatagagcaccagccctggattcagatgtacttgacatttaactagctgtgtgacactaggtaagtcatttaaccctcattactctgaaaaaaagaaaagaaaagatgggagaGGACATTCCAAACAAATCAGAGTCAGGAATGTGCAtagtgtgtttaataaatgttgtattgggcagctagatagtgcaatggataaaacaactagccttggattcaggaggacctgagttcaaatccagcttcagacacttttgacacttactagctgtgtgaccctgggcaagtcacttaaccctcgttgccccgcaaaaaaaattttaaaaattaaaaaaaaaatgttgtgttcTTTCAGTATGAAGGGGCACTGAGGGAGTAGAGAAAATAGACCAacatttccctcttcccttttagaTTCAGATGCCACAGCATCCTCAGAGAACAGTGAGACAGAGGGCACACCCAAACTCACTGAGACACCAGCCCCCAAGAGGTGAGAACATATCCtctatccttccttttttttttttaaagacaagccctttctgtcttttctttttccccccctttacacttaattttttgtttgttattctgTACTTGACAAATGTCatcaaacaaacatttccatatacacagaagaatggaaaaagagaaatgtagGAGAAGCCAGGAATCTATtatatacagcttgcttttcctcaaagaatataataaattcgATATTGTTAGTTTCAAAGCTCTTTTGCTCACCTGTGTCTCCTAAGTCTCCTTCTCTTCAGTATATTTTCAATGCTAcaaatgaccctcttttctttttctttttctttgggggggaggTATTCTTGTTAGTAGTCCCACCCCCTTCTATTTAGGAGAGGATAAACTCCAAAACAACccacccttgtaacaaatatgagtAGTTAAACaaacccacccccacacacattttGCATCTTAGAAAATAATGTATCTTAAGCTACCTCTTTATTCCTTCACTTCTTTGTCAGGTagtgggtaacatgcttcattAGTGCATCCTCTGGGGTAACAGTCAAGAATTGCCTTGATCAGAGTTTAACTCTTTAAAAGttcttggttggttttttgtcGTCGTCGTTgttttttacaatgttgtagttattgtataaattgtttttctggttctgatcactttatTCTATGTCAATTTATCTGAGTCTTGGGTTTCTCCAATCTAAACATTTCATCATTGGTTATGGAGCAATAATAGtcagttacattcatataccatccattccccaatttttaGACACTcccttaatttccatttctttgctgcaGTGAAAAGTGCTGTTAAGAATATTGTTGTACATTCagatcctttccctctttctttgatctttatgGAATATctgcctagtagtggtattaacTTCCTGTCCTTTCAAGAGGGGGTGGCACAAGTAGAACTTAGGCTAGTGACGAGGGTTGGAGGTTTGCTTTTTGGGGTCTGATCTTCTCTGTTGTCCCCTTTCTAGGAAAAGAAGTCCCCCTCTGGGGGGTGCCCCATCCCCCTCTGGCCTTTCACTACCCCCATCCTCAGGGTTTCCCCTGCAAGCCTCTGGGGGCCCCTCTCCGTACCTGAGCTCGGTGAGTAGAAGTTTCAGTGGTCATGATTTGGCCAAGTTTTCATTGTGACAGCTTTAGTTTCTGCATCAGGAAAGTAAGGCCAGCTGTCTTGCTGTAGGTGGGTTTCACAGATTGGCTGAGATATCATGTGCTGAGCTTGCTTCAGGAACTGGCAGTGGCATTGTTACTGATGGGCTGTGACTTGGTGTCCACCTAGTGTTCATAAGGGCTGGTGTATGGGATGTGTCTACTCTATTGGCTGTGAGTTGTGTCTTTAGTTTTGCCCAGTCTGGTACATAAACAGCCTTTTTGGAAAGAGCAACCAGGCTGATGTTGGTGATGAACAAGGTGAACTCCTTAGCTTCCCATGGTGCCAAAATGCCAAGCTAAGGGCAGgtagcagcttcttctgaatcaGGAGCCAACTTGGTGTAACTAACTGGAGATGAGCTGCTTTTGGAGGCTGTGGGTCTTGGCCAGTTCCCTTCAGTGATCCGAGTTAAGCTGGATCCTCCCAGCACTGTGAGGGGTCAGTGCTTACTTGACAAAGTTCTGTCTCCTACTGTTGTATGATATACCCCAACCCTACCCCAAAGTTTATTTTTATGCAAACCAGGGTCTTTTCAGTGCTGGGAAGAGATGAGACAAGTAAAGGGAAGTCCTTCAGGAAGATGAACATCACCTCTATGTGAGGGACCAGTTGGCAGTGTCTGGGGGGAGGCAGGTAGGTTTGGAAGTCAGAGGATAGCCAGCTGGGCCCCACCATGCTCAtcaccatttttttgtttgtttttccattttctcttgtttgggtttctcctttcccttcccttgacttcctctccctctcccaacatCCATCCTTTTCCCATCTTCATTctcccctttttcccctcccctgcaGCTGGCCTCCCCCCCatattcccccttcccctccgaCTACTTGGCCCTGCAGCTGCCTGAGCCCAGCCCCCTGAGACCCAAGCGGGAGAAACGGCCCCGCCTGCCCCGGAAGCTCAAGGTACCTGAATCTTGGGGGAGTTGGGATACTTGGAGGGGGGTGTAGTGTGGGTTTGGGGTTGTCAAAATGGTAGGTGGTACTGGCCCCAGAGGAGAGCTTGAATCTAGGGGAATTTTCAGATTACAGATAAGAAATTTGAGGATCTTTTACTAAGTATTGAGAACCTGTTGTGTACCCAGTATACTGTGCTCAGTGCTCCTAGCACATATAGATGTGGAAGATATGGTTCCCACTCTTAGTCTATGGTCTGGTTTGGTAGCCAAGATTGACCTTGAAAACAAGACAAGACATTATGTGgttttaagttctaaattgtattgaaacagaaggaaaaaatgaataggaGTGGGGGTAAAGTCTCTAGGGAAAACTTGAGGGAGAAGGTGGGTCTTggcctgagccttgaaggatgagtaggTTTTGGATCGGTAgaagagaacaaggaaaacagTCCATAACATGGGCCAAGGTAAGTATGAGGTTGGCGTATTTCTGGGCCTGAGATCAGCCTGATTAGACTAAAGAGTCCATAGAGAACACTACTAGTTAAGTTGAATGCAGATTGTTGAGGACCTCCAATCCTGGCAGGGAAGTTGAGATGCAGTGTACCATGCTTCAGCAGAGCAGTGACTGGATGATAGAAACTGGCCAGCCACAAAGTTAGACTTGTCCATCTGgccctctctgtcttccttcgTCCTTTCCAAGAAAAACTCAGAGACTTACACAGGATCTCTCAAATACAGCATAGGTAAGatgtcaatcaatcagtaaacatgcATTCAACCCTTACTCTGTACCAATTGCTGTGCTAAGCTAAgctccagggatacaaagaaaggcaaaaatgtttggagacaacatgcacacaaaCAACTACGTACAAACAAGATGTGTACAGGATCAACTGACAGTAGACTCAGAAGGAAGTCACTGAGAATCATGAAGACTAGgcaagacttcttgcagaaggtaggactttagctgagactttagggaagctaggaggcagaaacaaggaggaagtgcattccaggtgtGGGGCACAACCAGTGAAAACACTCGGAGTCAGGAAATATTCAAGTCCTGTTCAGAGAACAGCAAGTAGGCTGGTCTTACTGTATCAAAGAATGCATGGAGGAGATTAAAGTGggagaatactggaaaggtaggaaggggccaggttataaagagttttaaaagccaaacagagggcagctaggtggtgcagtagataaagcaccagccctggagtcaggagaacccaagttcaaatctggcctcagacacttgacacttattagctatgtgaccctgggcaagtcacttaaccctcattgccccttcccccccaaaagccaaacagaggggtTTATGTTTGATTCTCCAGGGAATAAGGAAGCCACTGGAGGTTATTAACTAAATaaatgatgtggtcagacctgtgctttaagtgGAGGATGGAATAGAGAATGGGGGAAAACCAAGGCAGGGAGGCCAACCAAAAGGCAATTCCTATAGTCCAGacctgaggtgatgagggcctgtgccAGTGTGGTAGAAGTGTTAGATGAGAGAATAGGAGTATATTAGAGATGCTCAGAAAGGCGAAATCAGCAGGACTTGGCAACATACTTGATATAGGGATGTAATGAGTGACTTAGGATTGTGACTAGGTTTCCAGCCTGGGTGACGgggaggatggtagtgccctAAATTGTGATAggaagaggcagagccaagatattGGTGTAGCAGAAACAAGTACAACTAGCCTTCCcctcaaccccccaaaaaacaaaacccaactaaCTGAAATATCTAGAAAATGAACCAGACTCAATCCTGATCAGGGATTCCAATAGAAATTCACAGTGAGTCACTTTTCCAGCCCAGATGGGCATAAAGAGACAGATCAGTGTGTGGATAGTGGGGACAGGGTAGGGCTAGGACCATGCCAAGAAGCGCATTCCATCACCCAGGGACTGAAAGAGGACTAAGGATGTGCACCAGGGCAAGACAGGTTCCCAGACCCACATTGGGACACCAAAACCTCATGCAGGGTGTGGGAGCAGGTGCTAGCTGATGGCTTTGCTGCTCACTCCCCTGTTCAGGTCATATATCAAGGTTGAGTGAGTAGGGGACCTTTATTCAGAGATAACCTTTGTGGTAAGGAACAGTTACAAACCCTAGGCTGTGTATTGAGTGAGGAACAAGTTCAGAAGTAAGCAGTAGCTGTGTGGCTCTTACTCAGGAGTGGAGTAGAGTCTCAGTTTCAAGTTCTACCCCAATCTGAAGCCTGCAGAGGAATAACTAAGGCAGGAATCTCAGACCAAAGAGAAACCTACAAGTCTGTCACTGAACCAGCAGAGGTTTCCACTTGGCTGATAGTGGTTGAGTCCAGCAGAAGTCTACTAAACCTCAGAAGGCAAGCCCATGGGCctgttgctcagacccaaacccaggtcaagaGCTTGAAGAGCTCAGACCAGGGGAAAGCAGTCACACTTGACCTGGATTAGACTGGGAGCTCTGAAAGCTTACTGGTCCTCAGCCCAgcctgtttttttggtttttgtttttttaattctggatTAACACAACATTCAATACCCTAAAAGAGTAGCATCAGGACCAGTCCAGACATTCCCTCCAGAGATATACAGGACCTGATCCTAacaatttgaagtcaggagataggctggaagaatgaacaaGTAATAAGAGAATCCCACCATTAAAAGCTATTATAGTGACAGGGACTTTCAAGACACAAAGCCAGGAGAAGAGGATGGcaccaaaacatctacaagcaaagcctcaaagaaaaccaCAGCTTGGGGACAAGTTCAAcgagaattcctggaagagatgaagtgagttaaaacaagtttaaaaatgtttttagaaatgaaatgataatgctaaaggaaaaaaatagaaaagaaatgagctatggaaaaaagaattgaagagGGGATTAAAAGTTTAGCACAATTAGTTATGAAACCTTACCCAAAGAtcaaactccctaaaaattagaatggacaaaatagaagctaatgacttcatgagacaacgagaaatattaaaacaatcaaGAGACTGAAAATATAGAAGAACTTTTAAGGTATCTCATGGTAAAAACactagggaagtttggaagaaggaatGGTTTAGGGAGAGAGTTCAGTTTTTGAAATACTGAGTCTAAGATATCTGcaggacatccagttggagatgtcccATAGGCAGTTAGAAATTTGAGACTGGAGATCTGGAGAGAAGTTAGGGCTTGATAAATACATCTGAGAATCGTTGCATGTAAAGAATCATTgcatataaatattaattgaatctgtggcagctgatgagatcaccaaatgaaataatatgggGGAGAAGAGAGCTTGTGacagagtggggggtgggggaggcagttAGTAGGTGAGACCTAGATGAAGATTTtgtaaggagactgaggagtagtcagacaggtaggaggagaatctaGAAAGGATGGTAtcagaagagagtatcaaggagagaaGAACAGTCAACAGTAACTGAGGTTGCAAAgataagaagaatgagaattgagaaaagaccatgagATTCAGCAATTAAGTGAtcattggtaggggcagctagatggtgaagtggatagagcacctgccctggagtcaggaggacctgagttcaaatctggcctcagacacttaacacttactagctgtgtgaccctgggcaagtcacttaacccctattgcctcgctaaaaaaccaaaacaaaaaagagatcattggtaactttgaacaGAGCAGTTTCAGTAAAATAATGAGGTTGGAAGTCAGAATGCAGAGAGTTAAGAgaatgaggggaaaggaaatagaggcaCAGCTTGTAGACAGCTTTCAAGGAATTCAGTCATTGAAGGGAGGAGAGGTGGAGGACAATAGCTGTTGGGGATGGGGTGGATGAAGTAAAGCTAGGGGATCATGTACAGCTTGTCTACCTAATTGTTTGCCCATAGCCATCACCTACCTCCTCAGGGGAAGGGTTGCACGGAAGACCCATCTAGCAGCTATGATACAAGATAGAGCTAATGAGGATGGGATCTAATTTTTTGGCTGCAGACAAAAATGTCGTTACtatatatcatattgcttatgTTATACCACTAATGAAATTTCTTTTAAGGAGATTCTAAAGTCTTCAGAGTATATGgtattggctcaaggaggaattttaagaaaaaaatccaagtcatGAAACTATTAGAAACCCcattaataataactggcatggggcagctagatgacgcagtggatagagtaccagccccgatgtcaggagtacctgagttcaaatccggcctcagacactcaacacttactagctgtgtgaccctgggcaagtcacttaaccccaattgcctcactaaaataataataatgataataataactggcactGGTATAGCACTTTCAGAGttaaaaaatactttcctcacaataaccctgagagattAGGTCTAAAGCAGTATTCAAAGCCAAggctcctgacttcaaatcttgtgCTTTTCCAgtgtatcacactgcctctccctTAATGAGAGTTTCTGTTGACAGTTCAAAAATCTTTAAAAGGAGCAGGCTCAGGAAGAGCATTATCCTGGAATTCTATTCTGAAGCGGTTGGATTAGCTGCTTGTTGGTCTAGCTGGCCAACAATTTTTATTCCCTACCTAATATTTTGCTGGCATGCATTTGAAATCcaaggggaatgggggaggggtgttggGAAATTTTAGGCCACCCCTCAGCCAACAGACATTTTCTGAGAACCAACTAAATGCAAGACTCTCTCAGAATTTATAGTGCACCTAGCAATGTACCAGGCAAGTGATATGAAATACCAATCTAGTGGCATctaccttcttccctcctcccctagcaCCAAGTACCAAATTGAAGTCTCAGCCGAACTTGGCCATTGAGTTTGTCCTTTTTGCTTGGCTAATGTCTCCACTCAGTGCTGCTAGACTGTGGTGCTAAGTCTTAGAGATTCTTAGGAACTCATCAGAAACTTAAGTGTGAGTCCTGGCTGAACAGGGTTCATGGCTTTAATGCAGTGACTAACAGATAATCTGAGAAAAAATGATTCTGCAAATCGATAGATAATGGAGTTTTCAGACGGAGCAGTAGTAGAGTTGCCCTGGTACTTTGGGGCTTTTCAGTGTGCACTACTAACTAACCCACAGAGGGTATTATCTGACAGGAGTATAAAACTATTAGGGACAGGTGGGAAGACCAACGATGTAGACTAATTATGGAAAGGAGAGGTCCCATGAATTTTCAGGAAAGTTCATTCCAAGGATAGGGAGGGAAATTTtccttattatcttttttttttctgtatctttctccttcaccttccCTACAGATGGCAGTGGGGCCATCTGAGTGTCCAGTGGGGGGTTCACTGACCTTCCCAGGCCGGGGAGCTGGTGGTGCTGGGGTAGGGGCAACCCTGGCCCCACTGGGGCCTCCTAAGCTGCCCCCACATACCATCCTGAGCACCGTACCTCGCCAGATGTTCAGTGATGCAGGGAGTGGAGACGATGCCCTGGACGGCGATGATGACCTCGTGATTGACATCCCTGAATGACCACCTACccatgcccttccctcccttcggTTGGCAGTGGCAACAGAAGCAGCAAAGACCAAGAGTGGTGTGTTTTTGGAGACATTTATTGATGCCCAGTCTTATTGGTCTGGACATTGACAATCAGAAGAGGCGTAAACATGCAGCAAGGCGCCCCCAAAGAAGAGGCGGGGAGGCAGCCCCCAGCCCTGAAAGCGGGCACATGCCGCATTTGGATTTGCAGCCCGTGGTGTGCAGGGAAGGCTGATGGACTCCAGAGGTCAGCACAGGG includes:
- the INO80E gene encoding INO80 complex subunit E isoform X1, whose product is MNGQADVEVDYKKKYRNLKRKLKFLIYEHECFQEELRKAQRKLLKVSRDKSFLLDRLLQYENVDEDSSDSDATASSENSETEGTPKLTETPAPKRKRSPPLGGAPSPSGLSLPPSSGFPLQASGGPSPYLSSLASPPYSPFPSDYLALQLPEPSPLRPKREKRPRLPRKLKMAVGPSECPVGGSLTFPGRGAGGAGVGATLAPLGPPKLPPHTILSTVPRQMFSDAGSGDDALDGDDDLVIDIPE
- the INO80E gene encoding INO80 complex subunit E isoform X3 codes for the protein MNGQADVEVDYKKKYRNLKRKLKFLIYEHECFQEELRKAQRKLLKVSRDKSFLLDRLLQYENVDEDSSDSDATASSENSETEGTPKLTETPAPKRKRSPPLGGAPSPSGLSLPPSSGFPLQASGGPSPYLSSMAVGPSECPVGGSLTFPGRGAGGAGVGATLAPLGPPKLPPHTILSTVPRQMFSDAGSGDDALDGDDDLVIDIPE
- the INO80E gene encoding INO80 complex subunit E isoform X2 translates to MNGQADVEVDYKKKYRNLKRKLKFLIYEHECFQEELRKAQRKLLKVSRDKSFLLDRLLQYENVDEDSSDSDATASSENSETEGTPKLTETPAPKRKRSPPLGGAPSPSGLSLPPSSGFPLQASGGPSPYLSSLPEPSPLRPKREKRPRLPRKLKMAVGPSECPVGGSLTFPGRGAGGAGVGATLAPLGPPKLPPHTILSTVPRQMFSDAGSGDDALDGDDDLVIDIPE